Proteins co-encoded in one Govania unica genomic window:
- a CDS encoding amino acid ABC transporter substrate-binding protein: MIKSQLLTAYVAFFFVTAAALCFSAQADTLSEIKQRGYLRCGITESGAGFSYINAKGERAGFEIEHCKTLAAAIFGKFKVDYIMATPQTAFTLLQSGGIDVFPSGATWSFLRDASLGLDFAGVYFLDGQGFMVRKKTGVKQVADLDGATICVMQGTTLEQNLADYFDGKSLRYSLITFADTDKALEAYQADRCDAVTMHRSALAARGAGMHDRDQHVILAEVISNEPQGPMVRQGDARWRDIVLWAFNVRVAAEEHGVTQANVEEMRRNSPNREVQRMLGRYGKFGEAIGLSNEWAYDIIRLVGNYEDIWNRNLAPIGLERGPNRLFKDGGLMFALPFR, encoded by the coding sequence ATGATCAAAAGCCAATTGTTAACGGCATATGTTGCGTTTTTTTTCGTCACTGCAGCCGCCCTCTGTTTTTCGGCACAAGCAGATACACTTTCTGAAATTAAACAGCGTGGATATCTTCGCTGCGGTATAACTGAGTCTGGAGCCGGATTCAGTTATATCAACGCTAAGGGGGAGCGTGCCGGTTTTGAAATTGAACATTGCAAGACCTTGGCTGCGGCAATATTTGGCAAATTTAAAGTCGATTATATTATGGCCACGCCACAAACGGCTTTTACATTGCTTCAATCTGGTGGGATCGATGTGTTTCCGTCTGGAGCCACATGGTCGTTCTTGCGCGATGCTTCACTCGGTCTCGACTTCGCAGGGGTTTATTTTCTCGACGGTCAGGGCTTTATGGTTCGCAAGAAAACCGGGGTCAAACAGGTAGCGGATCTGGATGGCGCGACGATCTGTGTGATGCAGGGCACAACGCTTGAACAGAACTTGGCCGATTACTTCGACGGGAAATCCCTCCGTTATTCTCTTATTACCTTTGCTGATACAGACAAGGCGCTTGAGGCCTATCAGGCCGATCGCTGTGATGCCGTAACGATGCACAGATCGGCTTTGGCGGCGCGCGGTGCTGGCATGCATGACCGCGATCAGCACGTCATTCTGGCAGAGGTTATTTCCAACGAGCCTCAGGGGCCGATGGTGCGGCAGGGTGACGCGCGCTGGCGGGATATCGTGCTCTGGGCCTTCAATGTGCGGGTGGCTGCTGAAGAACACGGCGTCACGCAGGCCAATGTCGAGGAGATGCGCCGCAATTCTCCTAATCGCGAAGTTCAGCGCATGTTGGGACGCTATGGGAAATTTGGAGAGGCCATCGGTCTTTCGAACGAATGGGCTTATGACATCATTCGGTTGGTGGGGAATTATGAAGATATATGGAACCGGAACCTGGCTCCGATCGGACTTGAGCGTGGCCCCAATCGATTATTCAAAGATGGCGGCTTGATGTTTGCCTTACCTTTTCGCTAA